In a single window of the Alphaproteobacteria bacterium LSUCC0684 genome:
- a CDS encoding spermidine/putrescine ABC transporter substrate-binding protein → MKNKSSILTHTPSRRQVLAYGGATALSTPFISRAWAAPVEINMLAWYGHGEPDIVSEFEAANNVKFKPKYYAGGDNMLGLIAQSPPGTYDVILSDGEFVQQLNAAGYIEELNAADYPFDDMLYEDFTKFPGHWKDGKLFSMMVRFGHLGVSYNKNAITAEEAMSYSCFWKPEVKGKVGHFDWHLPSLGMMSLYNGNGAGLWDLSDSQWDKVQDTTLSLRPQVGGYFDYGGTFNSLKNGEMLAMCGIGDWITGVLEKDGAPVGSVVPKEGGIQWTESYCIGKGSEKADIVKKFIQYMLSPEGQVKSAQMAAYPGFAITKSGRAKLIEVDRKEAERTGQIDGMSNDPITLVKEGRIHYRNIPVQQSLEDWNDFWSEYKNA, encoded by the coding sequence ATGAAGAACAAAAGTTCAATTCTGACGCATACGCCATCACGGCGGCAGGTACTGGCTTATGGCGGGGCAACTGCACTTTCAACGCCGTTTATCTCACGCGCATGGGCCGCACCGGTTGAGATCAACATGCTGGCCTGGTACGGCCATGGCGAGCCGGATATCGTCAGCGAATTCGAAGCGGCGAACAACGTCAAGTTCAAGCCGAAATATTATGCTGGCGGCGATAACATGCTCGGCCTGATCGCCCAGTCTCCTCCCGGTACCTATGATGTCATTCTTTCCGATGGTGAATTTGTCCAGCAGCTCAACGCGGCGGGATATATCGAAGAGCTCAATGCTGCGGATTATCCTTTTGACGATATGCTCTATGAGGATTTCACGAAATTCCCGGGGCACTGGAAGGACGGCAAACTCTTTTCGATGATGGTCCGCTTCGGACATCTCGGGGTGTCGTATAACAAGAACGCCATCACCGCCGAGGAAGCGATGAGCTATTCCTGCTTCTGGAAGCCGGAAGTCAAGGGCAAGGTCGGCCATTTCGACTGGCATCTTCCAAGTCTCGGCATGATGAGCCTTTACAACGGCAATGGCGCCGGTCTCTGGGATCTTTCCGACAGCCAGTGGGACAAGGTTCAGGACACCACCCTGTCGCTTCGGCCGCAGGTTGGCGGGTATTTCGATTACGGCGGGACATTCAACTCGCTGAAGAACGGCGAGATGCTGGCGATGTGCGGTATCGGTGACTGGATCACCGGGGTGCTGGAAAAGGACGGTGCGCCGGTTGGTTCCGTGGTGCCGAAAGAAGGCGGCATCCAGTGGACGGAATCCTACTGTATCGGCAAAGGCTCCGAGAAAGCTGATATCGTGAAGAAGTTCATCCAGTACATGCTGTCTCCGGAAGGTCAGGTGAAATCGGCGCAGATGGCCGCCTATCCCGGTTTCGCGATCACCAAATCCGGTCGCGCCAAGCTGATCGAGGTTGACCGGAAGGAAGCCGAACGGACAGGCCAGATCGATGGCATGTCCAATGATCCGATTACCCTGGTCAAGGAAGGCCGTATCCATTACCGGAACATTCCTGTTCAGCAGTCGCTGGAAGACTGGAACGATTTCTGGTCCGAATACAAGAACGCATGA
- a CDS encoding adenine phosphoribosyltransferase codes for MNRFEFHHLFNTKGPVILPVIHVIDRGQTAANIDKLVHAGISGCFLINHDFDVATFLPIIRSIRSRYPDFWIGINFLAVTGLEAFPVLALLERDGFRIDAYWGDDARIDERTDDQPEAEAISKTRVESGWKGLYFGGTAFKKQRPVNPDDYATSAHIAGGYMDVVTTSGIATGNAAEISKIATFRSALPDTPIALASGITPENAEDYRMVDCFMVATGINIDNDFYNIDPAKLHQLMLRCQEMEDQI; via the coding sequence ATGAACAGGTTTGAATTCCATCATTTATTTAACACAAAAGGTCCGGTCATCCTGCCGGTCATTCATGTCATTGACCGCGGCCAGACCGCAGCCAATATCGACAAGCTTGTCCATGCCGGGATCAGCGGATGTTTTCTGATAAATCATGATTTCGATGTGGCAACCTTCCTGCCCATCATCCGTTCGATTCGTTCCCGCTATCCGGATTTCTGGATCGGGATCAATTTTCTGGCGGTCACCGGCCTTGAGGCATTTCCTGTACTGGCCTTGCTTGAACGTGACGGGTTCAGGATCGATGCCTATTGGGGAGACGATGCCCGCATCGACGAAAGAACAGATGATCAGCCCGAAGCAGAAGCCATCAGTAAGACACGGGTTGAATCCGGCTGGAAAGGGCTTTATTTCGGCGGCACCGCATTCAAGAAGCAGCGTCCGGTCAACCCCGATGATTACGCAACTTCCGCCCACATCGCCGGCGGTTACATGGATGTGGTGACCACCTCGGGCATTGCGACCGGCAACGCCGCCGAAATCAGCAAAATCGCGACCTTCCGTTCGGCCTTGCCGGATACACCGATCGCGCTTGCCTCCGGCATTACTCCAGAAAACGCCGAAGATTATCGAATGGTTGATTGTTTCATGGTTGCGACCGGCATCAATATTGACAATGATTTTTACAATATTGACCCGGCGAAACTGCACCAGCTTATGTTGCGCTGCCAGGAAATGGAGGATCAGATATGA
- a CDS encoding phosphoribosyltransferase family protein, with amino-acid sequence MTETTITKDNGARKDRWYLRIMSPNTKGEKFAWLDPTSIYINGEAFHDLLDDLMADLGEVKCDVVGGLDAMGFVLGSALATRLGVGFLPIRKAGKLCVDTDSVSFSNYSGRTQDMEIRKPAFAEGTRVLLVDQWIETGGTMDGAIRLIEKQGGKVAGLVAIAMEGNAQTAGYRTRFPCITAVQPGTDLQEQCNRQNLESFAEYKPEMAFPRLR; translated from the coding sequence ATGACCGAAACCACCATCACGAAAGATAACGGGGCACGAAAAGACCGCTGGTATCTTCGTATCATGTCACCGAATACAAAAGGCGAAAAATTTGCCTGGCTTGATCCAACCTCCATCTATATCAACGGCGAGGCGTTTCATGATCTGCTTGATGACCTCATGGCCGATCTCGGCGAGGTGAAATGTGATGTGGTGGGCGGGCTTGATGCCATGGGATTTGTCCTTGGCTCGGCACTGGCAACACGTCTTGGCGTCGGCTTTCTGCCGATCCGGAAAGCAGGCAAACTCTGCGTTGATACCGACAGCGTCAGTTTCTCGAACTATTCCGGCCGCACCCAGGATATGGAAATCCGCAAACCTGCCTTTGCTGAAGGCACCCGTGTTCTTCTGGTGGATCAGTGGATCGAAACAGGCGGCACCATGGACGGCGCCATCCGCCTGATTGAAAAACAGGGCGGCAAGGTTGCAGGGCTCGTTGCCATCGCCATGGAAGGCAACGCCCAGACCGCCGGATACCGAACCCGCTTTCCCTGCATCACCGCGGTTCAGCCTGGCACGGACCTGCAGGAGCAGTGCAACCGCCAGAATCTTGAAAGTTTTGCTGAATACAAACCTGAAATGGCCTTTCCCCGCTTGCGCTAG
- a CDS encoding hydroxypyruvate isomerase family protein, whose protein sequence is MICPRRDAAGAGWLQDQEGVGGVTRFSANLGLLWRELDLPVAIHQAARAGFDAVECHWPYATPAREVAAALADTGLFMIGINTSAGNRDAGEFGLAALPGREVEACAAIEEAVRYAEAIGAEVVHVMAGCAAGDDAEEVFCKNLDHAARLAAGAGLTVLIEPLNPRDVPGYFLDGTARAERVISAVGAPNLKLMFDCYHLALMEGELEPLLKKYWHRIGHIQFAGVPDRGHPDRGDIDYPALFRHLEGLGYTAPLGAEYHPDGGDTDASLDWLDAFRKARSS, encoded by the coding sequence GTGATATGTCCGCGCCGGGATGCGGCGGGCGCGGGATGGTTGCAGGATCAGGAGGGTGTTGGGGGCGTGACGCGGTTTTCAGCAAATCTGGGGTTGCTCTGGCGTGAGCTGGATCTTCCCGTTGCCATCCATCAGGCGGCGCGGGCCGGATTTGATGCGGTGGAGTGCCACTGGCCTTACGCAACCCCTGCACGCGAGGTTGCGGCGGCGCTGGCCGATACCGGCCTTTTTATGATCGGGATCAATACCTCGGCCGGCAATCGTGATGCTGGGGAGTTCGGGCTTGCTGCCCTCCCTGGCCGGGAAGTCGAGGCATGTGCCGCTATCGAAGAGGCGGTGAGATACGCCGAGGCAATCGGCGCCGAAGTGGTGCATGTCATGGCGGGCTGTGCCGCCGGCGATGATGCTGAGGAGGTGTTTTGCAAAAACCTTGACCATGCGGCACGTCTTGCGGCCGGGGCGGGATTGACCGTGCTGATCGAGCCGCTCAACCCCCGGGATGTGCCGGGATATTTTCTTGATGGGACAGCGCGCGCCGAGCGGGTGATCTCTGCCGTGGGTGCGCCCAATCTCAAACTGATGTTTGACTGCTACCATCTTGCGCTGATGGAAGGTGAGCTTGAGCCGTTGCTGAAAAAATACTGGCACCGGATTGGCCATATCCAGTTCGCGGGCGTGCCGGATCGAGGCCACCCGGACAGGGGAGATATTGATTATCCGGCCCTGTTCCGTCATCTGGAAGGACTGGGGTATACGGCCCCGCTGGGGGCTGAATATCATCCCGATGGCGGCGATACGGATGCCAGTCTTGACTGGCTGGACGCGTTCAGAAAGGCGCGGTCATCCTGA
- a CDS encoding VOC family protein has product MSTHNPVNWFEIYVHDIDRAQDFYEGLLGVEMSPSPMSGGEMEMRMFPAEMGAAGATGALIHHPMRQPSTDGNLVYFSVEECGLAVDWARGQGAMVFVEKQSIGEYGFIAIIGDSEGNSIGLHSWS; this is encoded by the coding sequence ATGAGCACGCATAATCCGGTGAACTGGTTTGAGATCTATGTCCATGACATTGACCGGGCGCAGGATTTTTACGAAGGTCTGCTCGGGGTTGAAATGTCGCCGTCGCCAATGTCAGGCGGCGAGATGGAAATGCGCATGTTTCCTGCTGAAATGGGGGCGGCCGGGGCTACAGGTGCCCTCATCCACCATCCGATGCGCCAGCCCAGCACCGACGGGAATCTTGTCTATTTTTCGGTTGAGGAATGTGGCCTTGCGGTGGACTGGGCACGGGGGCAGGGTGCCATGGTCTTTGTTGAAAAGCAGTCCATCGGGGAATATGGCTTTATCGCCATCATCGGCGACAGTGAAGGCAATTCCATCGGTCTGCATTCCTGGTCTTGA
- a CDS encoding DUF2721 domain-containing protein yields MELLYISGVLFPAIPLAMVAIGARYTSVAGLIRALHTQIMGASPATGPADVLTAELKSLRLRIELVKYSQFFAAVSFVLNLVSVLLFAHGAEMKGLFTYSGSAATLTLAMLLFMAEIFFSTRALNLHISGMKALG; encoded by the coding sequence ATGGAGCTCTTGTATATTTCCGGGGTTCTGTTCCCGGCCATTCCACTTGCCATGGTGGCGATTGGTGCGCGGTACACTTCGGTTGCCGGGCTTATACGGGCGCTTCATACACAGATCATGGGCGCGTCGCCTGCCACGGGCCCGGCCGACGTGCTGACGGCGGAGCTCAAATCCCTCAGACTCCGGATCGAGCTGGTGAAATACAGCCAGTTCTTTGCCGCCGTTTCCTTTGTGCTCAACCTTGTTTCGGTGCTTCTCTTTGCCCATGGGGCGGAGATGAAGGGATTGTTCACCTATTCCGGATCGGCGGCGACGCTGACGCTCGCGATGCTGCTCTTCATGGCGGAGATCTTCTTTTCCACCCGTGCCCTCAACCTGCATATCAGCGGGATGAAAGCCCTTGGGTGA
- a CDS encoding aminopeptidase P family protein, producing the protein MQRPQIMHLENGHKAPLPFSAPEYERRLAGLRAILAERNCDAAVLTSMHNIAYYTGFLYCSFGRPYAAVVTADKVTTVSAAIDAGQPWRRCHGENIIYTDWQRGNYFHAISTLIPGSRRLGIEADHVTLATRAAMMETLGQPELVDIAADTMSSRMIKSTEEIALITAGAEVADIGGAAIRDAIRPGTREIDVAMAGRDAMELAIAERFPDSEMRDSWVWFQSGLNTDGAHNPVTCRQLEAGDILSLNTFPMISGYYTALERTLFLGEPDAASLACWQANVAVHEKGLSLIRPGISCAEITAELNALFDELGYLQYRSFGYGHSFGVLSHYYGREAGLELREDIDTVLEPGMVVSMEPMITIPEGMPGAGGYREHDILVVTEAGARNITGFPYGPEHNIIPA; encoded by the coding sequence ATGCAACGTCCACAGATCATGCATCTTGAAAATGGTCATAAAGCCCCCCTGCCGTTCAGCGCCCCGGAATACGAACGCCGCCTTGCCGGTCTTCGTGCAATCCTGGCTGAACGCAACTGTGATGCCGCCGTGCTCACCTCCATGCATAACATCGCGTATTATACGGGCTTCCTCTACTGCTCGTTCGGCCGCCCTTACGCGGCGGTTGTGACAGCGGATAAGGTGACTACGGTTTCCGCCGCCATCGATGCGGGCCAGCCCTGGCGGCGTTGCCATGGCGAGAACATCATCTATACCGACTGGCAGCGCGGCAATTATTTCCACGCTATCTCAACCCTCATTCCCGGGTCCCGCCGCCTCGGCATTGAAGCTGATCATGTGACTCTTGCCACACGCGCGGCCATGATGGAGACGCTCGGCCAGCCTGAACTTGTCGATATCGCAGCCGACACCATGTCCAGCCGGATGATCAAATCCACCGAAGAGATTGCCCTGATCACCGCCGGCGCCGAGGTTGCCGATATCGGCGGCGCGGCGATCCGTGACGCCATCCGCCCCGGCACCCGCGAGATCGATGTTGCCATGGCCGGTCGTGATGCCATGGAACTGGCCATTGCCGAACGGTTCCCCGACAGCGAGATGCGCGATTCCTGGGTATGGTTTCAGTCCGGTCTCAACACCGACGGCGCCCATAATCCGGTGACATGCCGGCAGCTTGAAGCGGGCGATATTCTCTCGCTGAACACGTTTCCGATGATCAGCGGCTATTACACCGCCCTCGAGCGCACCCTTTTCCTGGGTGAACCCGACGCGGCCAGTCTTGCCTGCTGGCAGGCCAATGTGGCGGTTCATGAAAAGGGCCTCTCCCTGATCCGGCCGGGCATCTCCTGCGCCGAGATCACCGCCGAACTCAACGCGCTTTTTGACGAGCTTGGCTATCTTCAATATCGCAGTTTCGGCTACGGCCATTCTTTCGGTGTGCTCAGCCACTATTACGGCCGCGAAGCGGGGCTTGAGCTGCGCGAGGATATCGACACCGTGCTCGAGCCCGGCATGGTTGTTTCCATGGAGCCGATGATCACCATCCCCGAGGGCATGCCCGGGGCAGGCGGATATCGTGAACATGATATTCTGGTGGTCACCGAGGCCGGGGCAAGAAATATCACCGGCTTTCCCTATGGCCCGGAGCACAACATCATCCCTGCCTGA
- a CDS encoding DMT family transporter, which yields MIFGPVSRFLDQMPPASRGAVLLVTGISVFGFTDNLTLGVSDMVGVGQFHFSRSLIAVVFVLLMGRIFRLSVVPKNLKAVAVRTTFIVMSMLLYFSVLPMMPIAEAGAGLFTSPIFVLLFSILIFRERVGFRPILAVAVGSAGVILVLKPGAEGFSVYHLLPVLAGASYAIGSILTWRYCREESPLALLMSFLIAIGGAGCIYTSLMTAFPVREELLKEAAFLFRGWQDVDMRFWVWMAFIALGASVALSMMTRAYQLTRTSYATIYEYAYLLSAGVFSWLFWGVVPGVMSFLGIALIIAAGVVITIAQIDRGSSA from the coding sequence ATGATCTTTGGACCTGTTTCCCGTTTTCTAGACCAGATGCCGCCTGCGAGCCGAGGGGCTGTGCTGCTGGTGACCGGGATTTCGGTCTTCGGTTTTACCGACAATCTAACCCTTGGGGTGTCGGACATGGTCGGGGTGGGGCAGTTTCATTTCAGCCGGTCGCTGATCGCGGTCGTGTTCGTCTTGCTGATGGGGCGGATATTCCGGCTTTCGGTGGTGCCGAAAAACCTGAAGGCAGTGGCGGTCCGGACCACGTTCATCGTGATGTCGATGCTGCTCTATTTCAGCGTTCTGCCGATGATGCCGATCGCCGAAGCCGGGGCCGGACTGTTCACCTCTCCCATCTTCGTCTTGCTGTTCTCGATCCTGATTTTTCGGGAAAGGGTGGGGTTTCGGCCCATTCTCGCGGTGGCGGTTGGCAGTGCCGGTGTTATTCTGGTGCTCAAACCCGGGGCTGAAGGTTTCAGCGTCTATCACCTTCTGCCTGTTCTGGCCGGCGCGAGCTACGCCATCGGCTCCATCCTTACCTGGCGATATTGCCGCGAGGAAAGCCCGCTTGCCCTGCTGATGAGTTTTCTGATCGCCATCGGCGGTGCGGGATGCATTTATACAAGCCTGATGACCGCCTTTCCGGTGCGAGAGGAGCTGCTCAAGGAAGCGGCGTTTCTTTTCCGCGGCTGGCAGGACGTGGATATGCGGTTCTGGGTCTGGATGGCCTTCATCGCCCTCGGCGCATCGGTAGCCCTTTCCATGATGACCCGTGCCTATCAGCTGACCCGGACGTCCTATGCCACGATCTATGAATACGCCTATCTGCTTTCGGCCGGGGTGTTCAGCTGGCTCTTCTGGGGTGTTGTGCCAGGCGTGATGAGCTTTCTCGGCATTGCGCTCATCATTGCGGCAGGGGTGGTGATCACCATCGCCCAGATAGACCGCGGCAGTTCGGCCTGA
- a CDS encoding phytanoyl-CoA dioxygenase family protein, translating into MPDSITPHVSPALRDRFLADGYLMPVDIFTEEEICSHRQELEELEQRLHAINAGNKSQLNYPHVLFRFANTMARNPRLLDVVESILGPDILVWGSTFFIKEPETESYVSWHQDMKYWGLSDTNGQVSAWIALNKVDQENGCMQFLPGSHQGEMLDHRDTFSETNILTRGQEADVEIDPDAIRHVELAPGQASFHHGKLLHASPPNRSRRRRIGLAVQFIAPHVRQQVAKTDFAMLVRGEDRYGYFELIDPPQDDLSPEAIALHQRILAAQNEAMYEGTTRPQS; encoded by the coding sequence ATGCCCGACAGCATCACCCCTCATGTTTCACCTGCCTTGCGTGATCGGTTCCTTGCCGACGGCTATCTGATGCCCGTCGATATTTTCACGGAAGAGGAAATCTGCTCCCATCGCCAGGAGTTGGAAGAGCTTGAACAACGTCTACACGCGATCAACGCCGGCAATAAAAGCCAGCTCAATTATCCCCATGTTCTCTTTCGATTTGCCAATACCATGGCACGGAACCCCCGGCTTCTCGATGTGGTTGAATCGATACTCGGGCCGGATATTCTCGTCTGGGGTTCCACCTTCTTCATCAAGGAGCCGGAAACCGAAAGCTATGTCAGCTGGCATCAGGACATGAAATACTGGGGGCTCAGCGATACAAACGGCCAGGTCAGCGCCTGGATCGCGCTGAACAAGGTGGATCAGGAAAACGGCTGCATGCAGTTTCTGCCCGGATCGCATCAAGGCGAGATGCTGGATCACCGCGACACTTTCAGCGAGACCAATATCCTGACCCGCGGGCAGGAAGCTGATGTTGAAATCGATCCAGATGCCATCCGGCATGTCGAGCTTGCCCCCGGGCAGGCCTCGTTTCATCATGGCAAACTTCTCCACGCATCGCCGCCCAATCGATCGAGAAGGCGGCGCATCGGCCTTGCGGTGCAGTTCATCGCCCCCCATGTCCGCCAGCAGGTGGCAAAGACCGATTTCGCCATGCTTGTCCGCGGGGAAGACAGATATGGATATTTTGAGCTGATCGACCCGCCACAAGATGATCTCAGCCCCGAGGCGATAGCACTGCATCAACGCATTCTTGCAGCGCAGAACGAAGCGATGTACGAAGGCACCACCAGGCCTCAATCCTGA